One window of Pandoraea oxalativorans genomic DNA carries:
- a CDS encoding MFS transporter: MPRNLMLIRPGAIDLYFSTARGGALKMTNEPRAILRFLLLLLPVNFLLGIDRNAMSIAYSEIQKLLAIDFVTVSAIVVASTWFYALLQIPAGWLSGRMGPRLTLGVACLAWSMGTLLTPLQTTVIGMVFARTVMGVGQSPDWSASVIAVSQSFPERRRRLGSALLLGSLYLGTALSGPVTMTLMAKWGWQNCFYLYGVVGLVLALAVLAFYRDEPRARTARRENGGAVPSIWRVLKDRAVTCIALYYFCVLSIQAFFHISFVDYLIKFRHVENTTLPFVLSGPWLALYGSVLGWGFVLRTSTVPGGRGRCWHKNMSGLAALASGLLLAAGMLCPGVVAGIMLMCLAMVFVGLCQVTIWPHIQAHGKSVGIITGYVTFLGNMASTLVPVIMAKLVVATGSWRSGALVPLFAALGGFFFWSASIRVMPPPRCQNSGPV; encoded by the coding sequence GTGCCGCGTAATCTGATGTTGATAAGACCTGGTGCGATCGATCTTTATTTTTCCACTGCCCGGGGAGGGGCGTTGAAAATGACCAACGAGCCTCGCGCAATCTTGAGATTTCTCCTGCTGCTCCTGCCGGTCAATTTCCTGCTCGGAATCGACCGCAATGCGATGAGCATCGCCTATTCCGAAATACAAAAATTGCTCGCCATCGATTTCGTCACCGTGTCGGCGATCGTCGTTGCTTCTACGTGGTTTTACGCTCTTCTCCAGATTCCGGCGGGCTGGCTGTCGGGCCGAATGGGGCCGCGACTGACCCTCGGTGTGGCCTGCTTGGCCTGGTCGATGGGGACGCTGCTGACGCCCCTGCAAACCACCGTCATCGGCATGGTATTCGCGCGCACTGTCATGGGCGTCGGCCAATCGCCGGACTGGTCTGCCAGCGTGATAGCGGTGAGCCAGTCATTCCCTGAGCGCCGCAGGCGCCTGGGCAGCGCTCTGCTGCTTGGCAGCCTCTATCTGGGGACGGCACTCAGCGGACCCGTCACCATGACGCTGATGGCCAAATGGGGTTGGCAAAATTGTTTCTATCTTTACGGCGTCGTGGGCCTGGTCCTCGCGCTGGCGGTACTTGCCTTCTACCGGGATGAGCCGCGCGCCCGAACCGCCCGGAGGGAAAACGGGGGTGCCGTTCCGTCGATATGGCGTGTGCTGAAAGACCGCGCCGTCACGTGTATCGCCCTGTATTACTTTTGCGTGCTGTCGATTCAGGCGTTTTTTCACATCAGCTTTGTCGATTACCTGATCAAATTTCGCCATGTTGAGAACACCACGCTGCCCTTCGTATTGTCAGGTCCTTGGTTGGCGCTGTATGGCTCGGTTCTGGGGTGGGGATTTGTCTTGCGCACATCGACGGTGCCCGGTGGCAGGGGACGATGTTGGCACAAGAACATGAGCGGACTGGCCGCGTTGGCCTCAGGCCTCTTGCTCGCGGCAGGGATGCTCTGTCCAGGCGTCGTAGCGGGCATCATGCTAATGTGCCTGGCGATGGTCTTCGTGGGGCTCTGTCAAGTCACGATCTGGCCACATATCCAAGCGCACGGCAAATCTGTCGGCATCATAACGGGATATGTCACTTTCCTGGGGAATATGGCCAGCACCCTGGTGCCGGTCATCATGGCAAAGCTTGTCGTCGCGACCGGATCATGGCGCAGTGGCGCGCTCGTGCCGCTTTTTGCCGCTTTGGGCGGCTTCTTCTTTTGGTCGGCGTCGATCAGA
- a CDS encoding LysR family transcriptional regulator yields MRARTPSPGATTAPRPATGSVLSREKRAGFASVARHQCVECAASHPRLTRGPVSRHMRALEASLACGRLTRRRRMALTQQGCRLLRHISVTSVPASAILA; encoded by the coding sequence ATGCGCGCTCGCACGCCCTCGCCCGGCGCCACGACGGCACCCCGGCCTGCTACAGGATCCGTCCTCTCGCGGGAGAAACGGGCCGGCTTCGCGAGTGTGGCCCGGCATCAATGCGTTGAATGCGCGGCCTCTCACCCGAGACTCACGCGCGGGCCCGTCTCGCGGCACATGCGCGCCTTGGAGGCATCCTTGGCGTGTGGGCGGCTCACGCGCCGCCGACGGATGGCGCTGACTCAACAGGGTTGCCGCCTTCTGCGCCACATTAGTGTGACGTCAGTGCCTGCGTCTGCAATTCTCGCTTGA